GAAAATACGCCGAAAATTGGAGCGGCATCATTCCTCGCAATGGCGGCCATCTCGTCGGATATTTCCTTCCCTGCGAAGGAACGAACGACATCGCCTGGGGACTGATTGCCTTCGAGAGTCTCGCCGCCTACGAGCGATACCGGGCGCGCCTGCGGGCTGATTCGGAGGCAGTCG
This region of Candidatus Acidiferrales bacterium genomic DNA includes:
- a CDS encoding NIPSNAP family protein; its protein translation is MKILCLIRYQIDPFQKDAFRKYAENWSGIIPRNGGHLVGYFLPCEGTNDIAWGLIAFESLAAYERYRARLRADSEAVENFAMAQSMRFILREERNFVEIVDGTFGVPSTLPACA